Within the Catalinimonas niigatensis genome, the region GAATATATTTTGGCTGTTGGATAGGGCGAATGAGCCACCCCACGCCTGGATGCGTCGCTTGCTCCGCCATTGTAGTTCTCAGGATCAAATACCGGGGTGTCACTGATCGTAAACAGGTTTTGCCCATTGAAATAAGCCCTGACCGAGCCAAGGTTGATCCTTTCAAGCAAAGAAGGAGAGAAAGTGTATCCCAGTGTAAGGCTTTTCATACGGATAAAAGAGCCATCCACAATCCAGTAACTGGAGGGTTGTTTCTCGTAGCCATCCAGATTAACTGTAAGTTTATAGTGGTAGCCATCCCCGGGTTCTTCTTCAGACCTCCATCTGTTGACCATACCTTGATAGTAATTGCGTCCTTCATGGTACTGCATGGACCGGTGGATATTGTTATCAAACACATCATTACCATGTAGGCCCTGAAACAAGAAGCTAAAATCAAAGCTTTTGAAGCGGAAAGTATTGGTCATACCCCAGGTAAAGTCAGGTGCTGCATTGCCAATAATGGTTCTGTCATCTGCATTCAAGACGCCATCTTTGTTTACATCCACGTATCTGCCATCACCTGGCACAGCCGTCTCATAATGGGCAGGATCTGCTTCCACTTCAGCTTCATTCATATACACACCATCATACTGATAGGCATAAAAACTAAAGATGGGCTCACCTACCTTGTTGATGGTTTGCATTCCAAAACCGGGGGATAAAATCAAAGGAGCATTATCAGGTCCCAGGGCAAGTATTTTATTCCGGTTGCGAGCGTAATTCAGTTGGGTAGACCATTCGAGGGCACCAGTGAGGTTACGGGTAGTAAGTTGCAGTTCTACTCCCCTATTTTGCAATTCTCCAATGTTTTTGAAGATACTTGTGAAACCAGTCACAGAAGGCACAGGCACATCTAGCAACAAACCATCGGATCTAGTATTATAGAAGTTGCTTTCTAGCAAGACCCTGTTTTCAAATAATCCTATATCCAGTCCTAGGTTTAGTTGTTGAGAACGCTCCCAACCCAAATCAGGGTTTGTGAAGCCCGAAGGATAGTAAGTGGCTCCCAGATAGCTATCAAAAGCAACCCTCTGCTGGCTCAGGGGTGAAATCCACCTGTAGTCATCAAACTGGTCATTTCCTGTAAATCCGTAACTAGCACGAAGTTTCAAATTACTTACGAAATCCAGATTATTCATAAATGATTCGTCAGAAATGAACCATCCCAATGATAATGAAGGGAAATACCCCCATTTGTTACCCGGCCCAAAGCGGGATGAACCATCCCTTCTTAAGCTGGCTGAAGCGATATACTTCCCTTTGTAGTTGTAGTTTACTCTAGAAAAATAAGAGATTAGAGTCCTTTCAGTAGCATTGTCGTTGGCCTGAGCAATGTTTTCACCACCACTTAGGTAGGGAACGAGGTCATTGCTGTAACCCCGCCTTTCAGCCACAGTACTATAGAAATCATCCTTCAAATACTCTTGGCCAAGCAATACAGTAAGTTGATGCTCTCCAAAGCTCTTTTCGTAGTTTAGTAGATTTTGCAGGTTATAGTTGATCGTTCTGGCCTGGCCAACGGTCATTACTCCTTCAGTAAGCACATTTGGACCCATGTTGTGGTCTCTCGTCGCATAATGCGTATCATCTACTCTCCGGTAGTAAAGGTTCAGCGTAGATCTGAAATTCAACCCGGGAAGCAAATCTACCTGTCCAAAAATGTTACCCAATCCATTGAAGCGCTTGTGTTGTATATCATCGTTGATTCTGTACAGCGGATGACCATTAAAAGCTCTGAAGAGTATGGCATTGTAGCTTCCGAATCCATCTACTGAATTAGGTTCTCCCAAATACCCATTTCTTCCGTACACTGGATAAATAGAAGGATACTGTACGGCCCACTCTACAATTCTGTTAAAAGGCTCATTTTCATGATCATACACTATGTTGAGCATTCCGCCCAGTTCAGCCCAGTCATTTACTTTGGAAGAGATTTTGAAATTCAATGAATACTTATCATAATCAGAATTGATGACAATACCTTCCTGATTGACATAACCGCCAGAAATTCTGTAGTTCATGTTTTCGTTTCCGCCGGATACGTTGAGGTCAATTTTTTGCATCGGTGCAACCCTGAAGATCAGATCCTGCCAGTCTGTATTGGGCAGAGAAGCAGGATTCTCCAGTTCTACCGGCCAGGTGTATTTGTATTGCCCACGGGCTTCTATGGTGTTGGGTGCATTAGGATCCCCTCCTGTTTCAATCCAGCCATTTTGAGCAGCATCAATTGAGGCTTGAGCATATTCGTAAGAATCCATCACATCAATTTTCTTGATAGCTTCCTGCACACTGTAAGAGTAATTTACCCCGATTTTTGCTTTTCCTGACTGGCCACTTAGGGTCGTAATCAAAACAACACCATTGGCTCCACGTGAACCGTAAATAGCTGCTGACGCAGCATCTTTCAGTACATCAATGGATTTGATGTCAGCTGGGTTGAGCATATTCAGATCATAGTTGGGTAAGGGAATACCATCAACGACGATGAGAGGAGAGCTATTGGCAGAGATAGAATTGATTCCTCTGATTTGAATGGAGGTAGAGCTACCAGGCCTGCCATTGCCATTGACTACCTGTACTCCAGGCATTTTGCCATACATCGCCTGTCCCATTTCTACCATCGGGCGGCTTTGCAAGTCAATGTCCATGTTGACAGTTCCCTGTGCGCCAGTCAGGTTAGCTTTCTGTTGCGTACCATAGCCCACGACCACTACTTCTTCCAGGGACTGTACATCCGCACTCATGGCAATACTGATTTCACTTCGTCCATTGATCTCTACTTCCTGAGACAAGTAGCCAATGGAAGAAAAAACCAGCGTAGTTACATCATCGTTGACTGTGAGTCTGTAACTGCCATCTATCCCGGTGACTGTACCCGTAGAAGTACCTTTTGCCAATACGTTGACACCCGGCAAACCTTCTCCACTGTCTCCCTCGGTTACTTTACCGCTGATGGTTTGCTGTTGAGGTGAGATTTGGGCTGATAATGTGCTGCCAGAAGTCAGCGCCTGTGCCTGATTTTCCAAGGGGATAAACAAGATGATCCCCGAAAACCAAAGTGTGTACATTGAATGTAGTAATGGTTTCATAGGTAGTTGTAGTTATAGGTGATGAGATTCTTTTTAATATTTAGCATGCTACTTTGAGACTGCTTATTATTTTTTCTATCCTGAGTTCAAACTCATATGTTATGTTTTATAATGCTTTCCCAAGTATCCTCTATATTCATCATCTTCATTTTTCCAACAGTACCTTTACAAGTAGCTTCTGTCATATTTGATTTGATCCTTTTTTTATTCCCTCACTCTGTACTTTTTCTTCAAACTTTAGTTGTACAATAATGCTTTTTGCTTCTGCAATATGTTCCTTTCTCAAGCTGAAGTTCTTGATCCTGCTGCCGGTAGGTATTGCTTTC harbors:
- a CDS encoding SusC/RagA family TonB-linked outer membrane protein, which gives rise to MKPLLHSMYTLWFSGIILFIPLENQAQALTSGSTLSAQISPQQQTISGKVTEGDSGEGLPGVNVLAKGTSTGTVTGIDGSYRLTVNDDVTTLVFSSIGYLSQEVEINGRSEISIAMSADVQSLEEVVVVGYGTQQKANLTGAQGTVNMDIDLQSRPMVEMGQAMYGKMPGVQVVNGNGRPGSSTSIQIRGINSISANSSPLIVVDGIPLPNYDLNMLNPADIKSIDVLKDAASAAIYGSRGANGVVLITTLSGQSGKAKIGVNYSYSVQEAIKKIDVMDSYEYAQASIDAAQNGWIETGGDPNAPNTIEARGQYKYTWPVELENPASLPNTDWQDLIFRVAPMQKIDLNVSGGNENMNYRISGGYVNQEGIVINSDYDKYSLNFKISSKVNDWAELGGMLNIVYDHENEPFNRIVEWAVQYPSIYPVYGRNGYLGEPNSVDGFGSYNAILFRAFNGHPLYRINDDIQHKRFNGLGNIFGQVDLLPGLNFRSTLNLYYRRVDDTHYATRDHNMGPNVLTEGVMTVGQARTINYNLQNLLNYEKSFGEHQLTVLLGQEYLKDDFYSTVAERRGYSNDLVPYLSGGENIAQANDNATERTLISYFSRVNYNYKGKYIASASLRRDGSSRFGPGNKWGYFPSLSLGWFISDESFMNNLDFVSNLKLRASYGFTGNDQFDDYRWISPLSQQRVAFDSYLGATYYPSGFTNPDLGWERSQQLNLGLDIGLFENRVLLESNFYNTRSDGLLLDVPVPSVTGFTSIFKNIGELQNRGVELQLTTRNLTGALEWSTQLNYARNRNKILALGPDNAPLILSPGFGMQTINKVGEPIFSFYAYQYDGVYMNEAEVEADPAHYETAVPGDGRYVDVNKDGVLNADDRTIIGNAAPDFTWGMTNTFRFKSFDFSFLFQGLHGNDVFDNNIHRSMQYHEGRNYYQGMVNRWRSEEEPGDGYHYKLTVNLDGYEKQPSSYWIVDGSFIRMKSLTLGYTFSPSLLERINLGSVRAYFNGQNLFTISDTPVFDPENYNGGASDASRRGVAHSPYPTAKIYSLGLNVSF